One window of the Chryseotalea sp. WA131a genome contains the following:
- a CDS encoding twin-arginine translocase TatA/TatE family subunit — MDTIFLIGMPSGMEWFIIGLFVLVFFGARKIPEFAKGLGKGIREFKDAVKDVKKEVDDAGKEVPKIDEK; from the coding sequence ATGGACACGATATTTTTGATTGGAATGCCGAGCGGAATGGAATGGTTTATCATCGGACTATTTGTACTGGTTTTCTTTGGTGCCAGAAAAATACCTGAATTTGCAAAAGGCTTGGGCAAAGGCATACGCGAATTTAAAGATGCCGTAAAGGATGTGAAAAAAGAAGTGGATGATGCCGGCAAAGAAGTACCTAAAATAGACGAAAAGTAA